A single window of Colletotrichum destructivum chromosome 9, complete sequence DNA harbors:
- a CDS encoding Putative peptidase M43, pregnancy-associated plasma-A translates to MQFKTLLVSALAAASTAFAQRSCGTPHPSEEEVEFAQRLQLKEENARVEGNATRLAPITVNVYWHVLATSNSVSGGYLTQATLNAQLDVLNDAFAPHNVQFAQAGADWTINANWAADRSELAMKRALRKGTYADLNAYFIPGTPYLGYAYFPQTVSTGSSAFYYDGVVIRSSTVPGGSQTKYNLGHTATHEIGHWLGLYHTFQGYQCGGNGDYVSDTPFEAEEAYDCEIGRDTCPTLAGTDPVTNYMDYSDDSCFTHFTAGQEARINSYWTTYRAQYQ, encoded by the exons ATGCAGTTCAAGACTCTTCTCGTTtccgccctcgcggccgccTCTACCGCCTTTGCCCAGCGCTCCTGCGGCACTCCCCACCCCtctgaggaggaggtcgagtTCGCTCAGCGTCTGCAGCTCAAGGAAGAAAACGCGCGTGTTGAAGGCAATGCCACCCGCCTCGCCCCCATCACTGTCAACGTTTACTGGCACGTCCTGGCCACTTCTAACTCCGTCAGCGGTGGCTACCTCACCCAGGCTACCCTGAATGCTCAGCTGGACGTCCTCAATGATGCCTTTGCTCCTCACAACGTTCAGTTCGCCCAGGCTGGCGCCGATTGGACCATCAATGCCAACTGGGCTGCCGATAGGTCTGAGCTGGCCATGAAGCGCGCGCTCCGCAAGGGCACCTACGCCGATCTTAACGCCTACTTTATTCCCGGTACCCCCTACCTCGGCTACGCCTACTTCCCCCAGACCGTCTCCACCGGCTCTTCTGCCTTCTACTATGACGGTGTTGTCATTCGTTCTTCCACCGTCCCTGGTGGCAGTCAGACAAAGTACAACCTTGGCCACACTGCTACCCACGAGATTGGCCACTGGCTCGGAC TCTACCACACCTTCCAAGGGTACCAGtgcggcggcaacggcgactACGTCTCCGACACTCccttcgaggccgaggaggcttATGATTGCGAGATTGGCCGTGACACCTGCCCCACCCTGGCTGGAACCGACCCCGTCACCAACTACATGGACTACTCTGACGA CTCCTGCTTCACCCACTTCACTGCTGGCCAGGAGGCTCGTATTAACAGCTACTGGACCACCTACCGCGCCCAGTACCAGTAA
- a CDS encoding Putative cytochrome P450, with product MSNISSLLARATVPALVALTCVYIVRRITLYYKLRQFAGPWWSSLTHLPHSRAMVTPNCHEWYAELNEKYGPIVRIAPGLLITSSPEVWTHVNKQPSYKRSDWYYHACRVEYRRDNVFTQTDNEKHDMRRKQMAPGYSGRENLDLEPTIDQRLEELIYLIRSKYLSSNAETMPMDLAKKIQYFTLDVISSVGLGKAFGMLRADNDVDDYLKSTEEGLSAVGLTVALGVSWMAQAPFIGRFLAPSPTDNNGFGKMIAACFRYVDERTSKDTDERSDMLASFIRHGLSGDELRSEALEQIIAGSDTTAAGLRGTILQIMTNPRVYAKLQSEIDIAVSDGTAPRKGEGLITLAQARKLSYLQAIIRESLRMRPPVVNIFSRDTPPGGDTVEVDGENVFLPGGVCIGYSAYAMHRSREVYGKDANAFRPERWFEQDVDKLALMVRTNDLVFGHGKFMCLGKPVAQMELSKTIFEIFRNFDLAPIDPARPWKAHNCMGLFVISDMWVQVTERNAEA from the exons ATGAGCAATATCAGTTCACTTCTTGCACGGGCAACCGTGCCagccctcgtcgccctgaCGTGTGTATACATCGTCAGGCGTATCACACTTTATTACAAGCTTAGGCAATTCGCAGGGCCTTGGTGGAGCAGCCTAACACATCTACCCCATAGCAGAGCGATGGTGACGCCCAACTGCCATGAGTGGTACGCGGAATTGAATGAGAAATACG GCCCGATTGTACGCATAGCGCCAGGGTTGCTGATCACCTCGTCCCCCGAGGTTTGGACTCATGTGAACAAGCAACCCAGCTACAAACGGTCCGACTGGTATTACCACGCTTGCCGCGTTGAATATCGGAGGGATAATGTGTTCACGCAGACAGACAACGAGAAACATGACATGAGACGGAAACAGATGGCCCCGGGC TACTCTGGCAGGGAGAATCTTGACCTCGAGCCGACGATTGATCAGCGTCTTGAAGAGCTGATATACCTGATCAGATCCAAGTACCTCTCTTCCAATGCTGAAACTATGCCAATGGATCTGGCAAAAAAGATCCAATACTTCACGCTTGATGTGATCAGCTCTGTCGGTCTGGGCAAGGCATTCGGAATGCTGCGGGCCGATAACGATGTGGATGACTACCTGAAGTCGACTGAGGAAGGCCTATCTGCCGTTGGCTTGACCGTTGCTTTGGGAGTCAGCTGGATGGCGCAGGCACCTTTCATCGGCAGGTTTCTTGCTCCCTCGCCAACAGACAATAATGGGTTTGGAAAAATGATCGCGGCCTGCTTTCGTTACGTCGACGAACGCACGTCAAAAGATACCGACGAGCGATCAGACATGCTCGCCTCATTCATTCGTCACGGCTTAAGCGGTGACGAGTTACGATCCGAGGCACTCGAGCAAATCATTGCGGGGTCCGATACGACTGCGGCCGGGCTTCGAGGTACTATTCTCCAGATCATGACAAATCCCCGGGTTTACGCCAAGCTTCAAAGCGAGATTGACATTGCTGTGAGCGATGGTACCGCTCCGCGAAAAGGCGAAGGTCTCATTACATTGGCGCAGGCGAGGAAGTTATCTTACTTGCAAGCCATCATTCGCGAGTCACTGAGGATGCGGCCCCCCGTGGTAAACATTTTCTCGCGAGACACTCCACCAGGCGGTGATACCGTTGAGGTTGATGGGGAAAATGTCTTCCTACCAGGTGGTGTCTGCATAGGATACTCTGCGTATGCTATGCATCGCAGTCGGGAAGTATATGGCAAGGATGCAAACGCCTTTCGGCCAGAGAGATGGTTTGAGCAAGATGTCGACAAGCTTGCACTCATGGTGCGGACCAACGACCTTGTCTTTGGACATGGCAAGTTCATGTGTTTAGGGAAGCCAGTGGCGCAGATGGAACTCTCCAAGACCATATTCGAG ATATTCCGAAACTTCGATTTGGCACCGATTGACCCAGCTCGACCATGGAAAGCGCATAACTGCATGGGGCTGTTTGTGATTTCGGACATGTGGGTACAGGTTACGGAGAGAAACGCCGAAGCCTAA
- a CDS encoding Putative short-chain dehydrogenase/reductase SDR, NAD(P)-binding domain superfamily, which yields MIIALVTGGNTGIGEAVVRQLAKSPNFHVIIGSRNPESGSKLADSLIRDGHSVSSVQLDLFSDESILKAVEHIKKTHGKLDVLVNNAGVLLDLNPEAFTSTRDLFRKTFETNVFGTAVLSEAALPLLLKAEYPRIVFVSSTMGSLESSLDEKTPFYNIDYKAYDASKAAVNILAVNYARLLKEVGGASNAVCPGLIRTKLTGFMDAGAPVEVGAERIVELATAAPGGPTGTFSNREGPIAW from the coding sequence ATGATCATCGCACTTGTTACTGGAGGGAACACGGGCAttggcgaggccgtcgtccgcCAACTGGCCAAGTCGCCGAACTTCCATGTCATCATCGGATCTCGCAATCCAGAGTCAGGCTCGAAGCTGGCCGACTCTCTTATCCGAGATGGCCACTCCGTTTCTTCAGTTCAACTCGATCTCTTTTCCGATGAATCCATCCTCAAGGCCGTTGAGCACATCAAGAAAACACACGGAAAGCTCGATGTTCTCGTCAACAACGCaggcgtcctcctcgaccttaATCCGGAAGCGTTCACCTCTACTCGAGACCTTTTCCGCAAGACCTTCGAGACCAACGTCTTTGGTACAGCTGTGTTGTCCGAGGCGGCACTCCCACTTTTACTCAAGGCCGAGTATCCGCGCATCGTCTTCGTGTCCTCCACAATGGGTTCTCTCGAGAGCTCCCTGGATGAGAAGACACCATTTTACAACATCGACTACAAGGCGTACGATGCCAGCAAAGCGGCCGTGAACATACTTGCAGTAAACTATGCACGCCTTCTGAAGGAGGTAGGCGGGGCGTCCAACGCAGTCTGCCCGGGACTCATCAGAACCAAATTGACTGGATTCATGGATGCCGGTGCACCCGTGGAAGTGGGTGCGGAGAGAATCGTCGAATTGGCCACCGCTGCTCCTGGAGGGCCCACTGGCACGTTTTCCAACCGCGAGGGTCCCATTGCCTGGTAG
- a CDS encoding Putative zn(2)Cys(6) fungal-type DNA-binding domain, Zinc finger C2H2-type has translation MSLDFGLTLSAAASGISFCKMCDKPFTQETALKRHQSYCRRARTRPRIRPKPCRECSVAKCKCSLQPNCARCIKKGLDCVYPETTNQGTGGLATTSSSAQMLLAENVSSSQTFAQADVLSFSPNDSLSWGSQSQSMDPNNAMLLADGTDLGLDFAFGLESLDQNINVTDMTPAPEVYKLVMSSCINGDRFVETSTTDAPFPLRSLCAPSPVAESSANLIRQALRSYPYMMLRRSSFPPFIHPHQDKDHLPEPLANCMGIAVLFAARNRDTRQFLWKSIREEQERNLREMVNYSQYDVFAALQAELIYIIMRVVDGGGAPTENRDYNMAMLFAYESMWKQFMMVTDTPCNVDSANSLSWEDWILNESRTRISCVWFLVAQVASVRVGISCFVLESWKELPLPCHKAQWAATTMESWKEETDALSYMQNSSRSITSFGELCECRRAASDARNADRLDSWNSGADNIGNLLNLVTTMM, from the exons ATGAGCCTAGATTTCGGCCTCACTCTGAGCGCCGCCGCTTCTGGAATCTCCTTCTGCAAAATGTGTGACAAGCCCTTCACTCAAG AAACCGCACTGAAGAGACACCAGTCGTACTGTCGTCGCGCAAGAACGCGACCTCGGATCCGCCCAAAACCATGCCGAGAATGCAGCGTAGCCAAATGCAAGTGTAGCCTGCAACCCAACTGTGCACGTTGCATCAAGAAAGGCCTCGACTGTGTGTATCCCGAGACGACGAATCAAGGGACGGGAGGGCTTGcgaccacatcatcatcTGCTCAAATGCTTCTGGCCGAGAACGTTTCCTCATCCCAGACATTCGCTCAAGCTGATGTTCTGTCCTTTTCCCCCAATGACAGTCTATCTTGGGGCTCTCAATCACAGTCAATGGACCCGAATAATGCCATGCTCTTGGCAGATGGCACCGATCTCGGGCTGGACTTCGCTTTTGGTCTCGAGTCTCTGGATCAGAACATAAACGTCACAGACATGACACCGGCCCCAGAAGTTTACAAGTTGGTGATGTCCTCTTGTATCAACGGCGATAGGTTTGTTGAGACTTCCACGACGGATGCACCGTTCCCGCTCAGAAGTTTGTGTGCCCCGAGTCCGGTGGCCGAGAGCAGCGCCAATCTCATCAGACAAGCACTACGTTCATACCCCTACATGATGCTCCGTAGGTCGTCCTTTCCGCCTTTCATACACCCCCATCAAGACAAGGACCATCTTCCCGAGCCCCTTGCCAACTGTATGGGTATTGCTGTTCTTTTTGCGGCGCGGAACCGCGATACCAGACAGTTTTTGTGGAAATCGATTCGTGAAGAACAAGAGAGAAATCTAAGAGAG ATGGTCAATTATTCGCAATACGATGTGTTTGCGGCCTTACAGGCAGAACTTATCTACATCATTATGCGCGTTGTCGATGGTGGGGGTGCCCCGACCGAGAATCGAGACTACAACATGGCGATGCTGTTCGCTTACGAG TCGATGTGGAAACAGTTCATGATGGTCACTGACACCCCTTGCAATGTTGATTCGGCAAACTCACTATCGTGGGAAGATTGGATATTGAACGAATCCAGAACAAG AATCTCTTGCGTGTGGTTTCTTGTTGCGCAGGTGGCCTCCGTTAGAGTAGGCATATCGTGTTTCGTGCTGGAAAGTTGGAAGGAATTACCTCTTCCCTGCCACAAGGCACAGTGGGCGGCTACTACAATGGAATCTTggaaggaggagacggaTGCTCTTTCATACATGCAGAACTCGTCACGGAGTATCACGTCGTTTGGAGAGCTGTGCGAGTGCCGCCGAGCCGCAAGCGACGCCAGGAATGCCGACAGGCTCGACAGTTGGAACTCTGGAGCGGATAACATTGGGAATCTCTTGAATCTAGTTACGACAATGATGTAG